The Branchiostoma floridae strain S238N-H82 chromosome 1, Bfl_VNyyK, whole genome shotgun sequence sequence CAAAGTTCTGTAAAGGAAAACTTTTTTGCTTTGGCCTCAGACAAACCATTCCTCCTCGAAGTGGAATTATCCTCGTAATTGGTTCCTTATTTTGCATATTGTATAATTTCACTTGTCATCGGAATGTTTTGAGatattttaatttgtattttatgtttttcctttttatgattttttcttATGTTAGCTCAGCCAAATGGTAGTTTATTTTGATGTAATTGCATTTGATGGCGGCAGCCCTGATTTGTTCTACTTCTTTGCCACCACGTTGCCAAACTACTGAGTTCATGTTTAGCCTTGTCATTGTTGCTACGTGCTGATTTTGTGTCATGAATTCTGGACGGCCCAGTACTAGATTTTCCTCCGCGCTATTTAAGTCACTGCTGCAAGCAGGCCTAGTAATCTCTAACGTCAGCTGTCGCGCTCTTTTTAACCCTAATTTATCAGCACATTGCTGGTTTTGTATATTAGGCAATAAGCATTTGTATGAAAGCAGATTTAATTTATTAGTGTGGTAGGCTTACGGTGACTCTGCTTTGGACCAATGGTGCCTGTACCCTCACTActcttgctgtttttgttgtctatGGTCATTCATATTAACCAAAGCACGTGAcgtcattgtacattgtaattatGGTGATATCCATAGTAATTATTGTATACCTCACAGTAGGACGTAGTGTCAGCCGTGACTCGCAGGTAGACATGAATATTCAGAGAAAGTTTCTGAAAGAATGTCTAGGAATGTTGCACCTCATGTACCTAAAGCAGTAGCCATTAAATAGCCTCATGTAATTTCCTATagtggtgtgtttgtgtcttcTTTAAAGTGGTCATGACTTGCACTCACACTTTTTCTCTTCAAACAATTCTGGAATCTTCCATTAGTTGAAAATGGAAGTGGTGTTGGTGAATGGTGTTGGTGATAACAATTCTGGTTTaccaaaaaattggacttaaccaacttgacttttttttttatataagcTGCATATCATCTGTAATAATGctaattaggggtgggtaccaatACAGAacattcagatacatgtacgatccaggtccagaggatcaggtccggacctaaacttAACATTTACACTGTACAAGAGTCCTGTATGGAACTAACAAAATGTGTGGCTCTTTGCCGATGACTGTTATATATAGAGTTATCTTCTGAACACCCTGTGTGATATTGTGTTCATATCGcttacagaacacatcacatacACTTATCCCAAAACTTACTTAAACGCTAACGTACCTATTACTGCCAAATGTAAAACACATtcctgtacgcatcaacagcaaaatcatcATCTCAAAAGAAAGACACCAAATGAGAACTATTCAACATTGTCAGGAATACCTCAAACAGTTGGTCCACGACGTCAGCTGTTACCGTTACATTACACATATTACGACGAACACCTGTTCAATTACGTTTAGGGATTCTTCTAGTAGTCTACTGTGACAGCAGTTCTTGCATTGGACAACACATAACCCaccctatctgcttggagatatatATACTGTAAGCTAATTACCAAACGCCGAAACCACActgcctgttccacaataccgaaaATACAGGAGTGCTTTCTGAatttataacaacagctacggcggaacatatagatacagatgcgaacacaaTACTCTGTCaatggaggttaccctccagtgacAGAGTAACaaacattgggagtgatcaagcACAACTTGTGGGTATgtccagccagggtaaaatcacttgcatacacatcACTTGTAAGACCAAATCTTGAATATGCCGCAACATTATGGGACccatatacaaagaaagacaaagataaactggaaagggtacagacgtaagctgcacaaacaactacaacagggttgctggtgttaccaaaatgaaaacagaactgcAGTGAAAGTCAGTTGCTTGACCAGACCAGTTGCATGAAAATGTCTTTGCATGaggtacaaaatgaccaataaactggggGACGTGCCGACTGATAATTATAttataccagctcaaaaaataACAAGGAATAGTCCTGCCCTCAGGTACAAGATTTACCCAAGGATTGATGTgtagaatttgttatcaccaagcacagtaggggcgtcttcgttggatagtttcaaagagcattcacagatagatgtgcaaaagttaggtgtgatagGTCTATCAGACTGTAAtctaaccagctgctgctgcgctgAGTGCCTGTGAAGCtcgtgtgttacgccgaaaggcggtcataccggctatacagatacttAACCATTCTCTACTTTATTTACATCATTTTTTATAGTCATCTGCGTGTATCATGTACCTCATTGGTTTATTGTGTCATCTTGATGTGCCTTTGTCATTGTTACGCGGTGTTACCATGATTGTCACtgattttcttgaaatttgtGCCTTTGGTTATttgaccgcgtggcgcagtggcagcatgtccggatctgcaccgagaggttgcgggttcgaatcccgctgtcgcgccaccgatcttgtgcccttgggaaaggcactttacacgactgtccccactttactcaggtgaaaatgagtatatggtgatttacatcattcaccatgccccggagaggagataggcgccgccaggggactaaaatgcctattgatacagcataacatgttgttgtgctgcccctacggctaattGATCAGCCTACgtctgattaaaaggctatgggaggGACGGACgggttatattttgtttgtgtatgcAGGACACTTTGAAAAGCGTACTTTTGGGGATATGTTGTAACAGGATactgaaatgaatgaaaaaaggaataaaatgccTCCCTGTACATATACGGAATGCCTGCGTACATTATTCCTGTAATCTATCATTTATCACGTATAAAAgccctcatacatgtacacgggTCATTTGTGAGTCCGGTGAATCGGTAAATATTTAAGAAGCTGTTTCCTGTGGGCAAAAGATGCATACTATGTACATCATTCTAAGCAAGGCGCATCTTAATTGGATATGTCTTTCAGCAGACTGATATGTCCGGTGCTTTATGATATCATAATTATGACGTCCAACACCTGTGCCACTTGAAATTTTGATTAACTTTTCCAAAATATCTCTTTGTCCAGAGTACGTCAGTGAAGAAAATGGTGCATAGCTTCTGGATTCTTTGCATACACAGCTTTCCTCGGCACTTATTGGCCTGTTTTACACAACTTTCTTTAATGTGAAGGTTAGCTTTCCTCAAAACTCATCTCACCAAGCGGAGACACTCTGGAGGCATTGCGGTGGTACATTGTCATTGGAGCTTGTTCACGGAGGCACCTTTGCACTTATTTTGCCACTTTTCTCTTGCACGGTTCACGCCGACGCGAAGAAAgcagtactcaagcaactggatatgattctggaaacCGTCAGACGCTTGAGATAGTattcactatctttcgtcagtgacactgaagtgatctggaagaaagtggtcttttataccctaactatgaatgaattCGAAGACAagtttagatgtccaataggagacaTTATTGGACAAGTCAAGCTTTTTGGCATACGATATGTAgtgtcattgtattaattgatcTATTaccgttgccttacattgtaccatgtaatgttagttcacctttatccgcggggtaacctatatccgttgtgctgcTAAATAGgatatccagggatatcaagtcaatggaaggtagtttcaaattgtgatattctcaaaatattgcagtttgaaaccaccatctgtcgacttaatactcctaaatacattgttcttaaaaagaacggataaaggttaccctacggataaaggtgaacaagcgttacaaatgtcatgcaataaagttgattcattcatccatttttCTCGGCCTTGTGTCAGACTCCGGAGGAGAGTGCTCATGCAGAGGTGACTCAGTGACGACCTCAGTATTGCCTCACTTTGAATCCTAACCAACTTGCACAACAAGATCACGAAAACGTTTTAACAGATACCGAAAACTTATGGCATAAAGAGTATAAAATGAATATTCAAAAATGCCTATTCACTAACTTTCATATGACCCCTGACTTGACCATTGCATAAACTAACCGCGAGCCAACTCGGAGTCAGCTCCGTGGATTTACACACATTGTCAAGAAAACGCGAGTCAGCATGATTTCGAAGTTAAATCCGATCGAAGGGTACTTGAGTATCCTAAAATTCAGATAACAAAGACTCCACTGGCTCGGACTTCCCGTGTGTAAACCAGCCCGATGAAACTGATAAAAAATTCTTGATGGGTGCCTGGCACCTGAAGCACGAATGAGCCATTATTGTGGGAGATGCTCCATATGAAGGGAGTAATTGATAACATTTTTTCCTCCAGGATGCTTTCATAACCCCACGCCCACATTGAAGAATTTAATATCTCATTTCAAAGAGAGAGTGCCATTTCCGTCCAACACTTGCTAGTGAAAAGTGGTTGCTGCGTACTACAGTGTCATTTCTTTCCACCTCAAGCTAACTCTTTAGCTTGGGGTGGAGAATTTTCTGAGATAAACATGTTGACTAGTCGATAGATTAGTCATAAAACGAAATGGCAGAAGACGACCAGCTATCAGCATGGAATAGTGCCCGATCTTTGGGTTCGGCGTCTCTTGGTCTCCAGACTGCGTATCTCATATTCAGTCTGGTGGTGGCTGTGGGATGTGGCCTGCTGGTTGTCTACTTGGTCTACAAGAAGGACTATCTCCAAAAGCCTTCTAACTATCTTCGTTGCAGCCTGTCAGCATACGACATCATTTTCATGTGCTGTATGATTCCAATGGACATCTACGTACTTTATCAGGCGGATGACAGCAACGGCCAGACGGTATGTTGGGTGCGAGAACAACTGTTTAGATGGTTTACAACATCCATGAGTGGCACATACGTCCTGATGGCAATGGAACTGTACTACTTCATCTGCCAACCCCTGCACTACCACCAGAAAGTCACCACAAAGCGTGTGGCTGCCGGCACGGTTGTGGTCCTGGCGTTGTCCTTGATGTTGCGGGTCGTTTACATAACCATCGAAAAAGTGGAGAATCCCAACACAACCTCGCAGTGTGGTCTACAGTCTGCTGACATCACTGGCCCAACAGCAGTCATTCAACACATCATGACAGGATTGGTTGTCCTGGCCTTTCTCATCATCTTCATTTCCTACTTCCTCATCTTCAAAGAAGCAAGAAAACAACAGGAGAGGGATGAACACCGTGACCTGTGGCTCTACCAGACCAAGGCCTTCAAAAGGCTGGCACCTCATGCCATAAGCCTAGCTGTGTGGGTTGGAACCATTGTGCTCCTGGTTGTAATGACTCGTCAGGCACTTGGAAAAGAGGCATCCTTCCCACTGCGCATCACCACGCGAATAGCTGTACTGCTTTACACGACTCTGTCGTCTATGGTCAACCCCATTGTCTACAGCTTCAGGATGCCAGACTTCCGCAGAGCACTGAGGGAGACATTTGGCTGGCCAAGCAATGCCCCCGTGGCACAGGCACCACCACCTCATGGTCAACAGGGGCAAGACTTGGAGATGGCCGTCTTCAGTGTGCCCGGCCATGGACAAGGGGGATCTACAATACAAGTGGCAGAAGCACCACCTTCTTCAAGGCTGACACAGGTGGGAGAAGACACCTCCAACACAACCTGTCCCACTAACAAGGCTGGAGGCAATACAAATGGCGCTGACCCTGCCCCCAAAATGatgcagacagaaggtaccctTTCCAAACCATCTCTCCAGCTATCAGGCATACAGCCAGAGTAGAGACCTCCACCCAGAGAGCAAGGACGGAAGACAGCACCAGGCACTCTTCATAAACATCAACACGGCTTCACCGTACAAGCAAACGTGCACAGAGACCCAACAATACCTCTCAATGATCATGGACAGAAAATGGCCACAAAGAGTAGCCGTAAGAGCTGCTCTGTACTTGCACTATCACCATGGCTGTGCAAAGAGAAAAACGTGGGTACCCCTCAGCGGTCAGCACACGATGAAGAGGCTTACGTGGACACAATCTGTCTCCAAGAGAACGACACCCCTAGCTGACCAACACACAGTGGAACTGTTCGTGATGGACAAACCACCTCCAAAGATGGCGTGGCAGAGTCCTGGAGAAAACAGATGCCGACCCTGAAGACAGCGAGAACAGTCAGATCCAAAGTGGTGAGCTACAACTATTATCACAGCCTGTGGTCCACAGGTTTACAGAACACAGTAATTTGGGATTGAACAGTTTAATTACAGTACCATATGATAACAGGACTTCACATCAGAGTATTTCGCAGATGATACAACATGGAGATGAGTTCACCTTAACGTAAGTGCATTATACTATAccattaagctaagggcacaacccgccgtacgcgcaaatacgtgctgtctatgtgccaaaacgtgggcagtCTTTTGaaatccgtaagtggtaagcaccgcctccgtacgaagtcgtagggaatccgacggattttggagcacacagacacgccgtagaactttacgaacaggcaaaattttgtgtgccatcgggctgcggattcgccccccccgtacgtgccagtacgggcgacgcgcctgccctgtgcAGCCTGAACGCGTGGCGGATGTGGcctcccgaaaaaaaaaacgtacggacaaattgcatgcACGGCGGGTTGTCCCCTTAGCTTTACTTTATGGAATTTTATTTCATGGTAGAAAATCCCCCTTCTATAGTATAGTGTACAATAATTCACTGTAGTACAGTTATGATACTGATTGTAGTCTCCAACTTAGTACAGTGACTACAGGGCTATACATAATGTATTATATTTCATTCCATACCATAGGTACATTCATGTACCTAGAAGTGATTTTTTCATACGTGCGTTGAGAATTATTTCATTGAGgcttttcaaacaaaaaaatgtacatattgtccACCTGTGTCCTAGCGTTGAAAGTAAATTATCTCAAATTTTTGTAAAGGGCGCCTGAGACATAATGATTTCATTCAATTTTTTACCCGCACAGCTTTTATGACTTAATTGGGGAGTTTTGAATTTGCTTTTTTCAGATCCGGAAATATTCTGGGTTCCTGTATCAAACCAAATTTACTAAGATGGTATTctcagattgaaaaaaaataatactttTGGCTACTTTGTACGTAAGTCAAATGACCTGAGATTTGGCATGCCTTCATTTGGTGTGTATCGggcatagcctgggtaccctcCCCCGTAGTATGATCCCCATTTAACAACAACGTCTACTATTGCTTTAGGGCTAAAAGTGAAATAACAAACCACTATTATTTGAAAGGGAGAAAGAAACAGCTTTATTCAAAGACAGATCACCAAACTAGTAGTCGTCAGCGATAAGTATACAATTGTAAATCAATTCATAATCTAAAGGATATTTCAAAGTCACAGTGGTTTTCGCCATATACTATTTAATTGTTTACATCCCAATCGTTTTCTTGTTTTGTGATAATTTCTATTTCATTCTCAGACCACGTTGGTTTGATCatgattatattgatgacatcctttgggaacccccaaactgatgcgagtatGCGAATAAGAAAAGTTTAGCCtaaaaaaatgtcttcaatatgaaatctaagtggccaggaaggttaaacaaatgatTCAACACATGTAGTATTCCGAACAATAGATTCGCCATGTGTGTTCTTTCACATCATGACATTAGAATTAAAATATCGTTGGTATTCcatgacattagtatatgtttTCCCATATGTTCTTGCAATCTGCGGCATGTGTTTTCTAATTTTAGCTGAAAATTGATGCTCgcgcgaatgtcatccatatcaacaaatcaacatggccttacttaaCGTCAAAATACATCATTGCTATTCtttgaacacaaaaaaaaaatcgtgaAACAGTGTCGAAGATTACCTAAAATAACAACTCGTCATTGAACCTGATTTGACAACTCGTTAGCAAATTAAATGGACtgataatacccctgtcacattatccatgatcttcgggcgtatcgatggaagatcggccatatttaagatcggcAGAGGGTTTCGAGAATTTtacacctgaaaaccgtccctgtcacatataagccacactttgcaccttgtacaattgttatgaaataaagttattattataagcgaggctcgggcgattgccgcagaatcgtcgtccaatcgattttcgccaaatgtgacaggttgggtttgacttttttttggaTGCaaagggagacgaaaagccgcaacttttctaaaatttgtgggttctgtgatttcaagagaaaagtggctttttgttcgtctgtcaatgtggggaagtacGTTTTACAGTATGAtaaaaaacttgtttttttttaaacggataAGAATTGATGTGAtcacggatgtcatccacagaatcaaatcaacatggcctaaaacGATTAGATAGTAACTTGAATATGTAATGGGGAATGTATAACAATGAGTTGCTTTTCACCGCATGCTTTAGCGTAggctattacaaacaaaaagaatgCGTTGAAATTTTAGTCTTAGCACTTATCGCCTCTAAACATAGATTTCATAGGAGCTTACCTATATGACTATATATAGTTGTTTTaaggattttaaaaaatccaggTCTATTTCTTATGATTTTATTATCTTAAACAATAAAAAGCTTACGTAGTATTGTATGTTATAATATTTTGTCATGCAAGATTATACAAAATGCTGCTGTAGAATTAAAAACATTGGCAGTTGGAAACAATTTTAGTCTGTAAGTAGTATTCTACCAGTAAGAGCGTTTGAGTAAAATCACAGAAACGTCCATGTAGAGTATATTCATCTACAACAGGGTGCTTTCCGTTACCACATTTCGAGCGCTTTTGGCTTGTGAATTAGCTATCGTgtatttgtacagtcaaacctgtctatagtggccactcaagagaccggacaaatgtggccactatagacaggtggcctctgtatagaggtggcaacttgtagataaaatacccaagggaccgacaaaaagtggccactatggacaggtggcccctctgtagaggtggcccctaatacaggtttgactgtagatgtaAGTCAGTTTGCTGGAAATGCAGACCTTAGATGAAAGCGTGGAATGTATCAGTAAAACTACTACAATTCAGGTGTTCTTCAAATATATGATGTATATAAGGTAATTGTTAATGACGGTCTATTTGGTGGTCTgtactgtaacgttagttgtaccAGCATGGTATCTAAATGCATACAGTCTGGATACATGGTGTGCGAAGTTGTGATATAATTATAAGTAACAGTTTTTCGATCAGTGCCAAAGATTTGTTGCAAAAGGATGCTCTCATGCTCTGTGATGATATCTATAGTCTTTAGATGCGACAGAGTTTTTacggatggaggaagagagtcatggccatccgtgcaaccagcacgcccggatgatgatgatgatgatgatgagttttTGACCGGTAGCAGGATATGTCCAAGAAATGTTTGCAAGCAGGCGGAACGGCTGGTGATCTTTATTGATGTCAAATACAGATTTCAGAATGCATTCTAGTCAgttgtttggttgttgtttgtttgtaaaccgAATTAACATGATTAAGGCACAACAAAGCAGTTGTGTACAGTCAGTACAAGCTGTGACAGACCGGACTGGTAGGTTTGAACCATCCACACCTGTATTGACCCCTtgtcttttcgataagtgtggtgggttctttaacgtgctctgGGCGTGGTTCTCCTCAAAtacgggacctctatttaacgtcctatacGAAAGGACGTCCCTAACCTAAGTCAGGTACTCAATTTCACCGGGTGAGTCGAGTGAAGGAATAAATGTAAAGCGTCTTACCCAAGGGCAGAACATTGGGGCTCACTACAGATTCTAACATTTAGCTTCTGAGTCCTCAGCTACACTCTCGCCGCCtcatatcatcattttgttcagtGTTGTCTGTGATCGtgtttcatgtttgtttgttgagtCATTTTTATGACCCATGTCAGACGGCGTTGAGACCTCACGCTccaacaaagcaaaacaattcAGTACTGGTGTTATtaagatgttgttgttgttttttgttgttgttgttctttatcACGTATCAAAGGTTCTCATTGATATCCGTCATGGGCCCTTGTATGTATGAaaggttacatgtatatattatcgTTTTGATTTTTGTGTGGCCTCATGATTAAAAGAAATCTAAACGTCTCTTTATGTATACACGACGAAGCAAGAGCACATCTAGAacttaactagaaaggccgccTTTTCGAAATGCAGGATGTTTACGAAGGTATCAAATGTGTATCAAATGTGCAACGCCCTGTTCGCAAGATGGCATCATCAACCACGGTTAGATTCCAAAAGCCAGGGTGCAGATGGACGACTCAATGCACCATATTTTGTGTACAGACGGAACTATTATTGCTTTCGTAATGTTGTCAGATAACAAAAATAGTAGAAGCGTGACCCATATTCTATACTAATGCTCACAACGCCCAAACCTCATCCTCCCACGCAGggtacatccaacagccaaactgcctgtctggatgtaccctgctctaaCCGTCACTCTTAATTCATGTggactacccccccccccgaccagctgtcagccaatcagagaattggcTTCCCGTTTTCAAatgctgtctcgcatgtattgGTAACTAAAATGTAATTCCCACAATTTATCAATAAggaattaattatgcaaattagactctTATTGGCATGATatgattaatgaatgaataggtacatgtaactgccATTTTCCCACCCGCCATAAACTACATGCGTTACATATATGGAAGTCCTAAGATAGACAACAGTAGTCTAATATTACAGATTTTTATCATTCATTATTCAATTCCTAATTCGTATTTAATTTCATACTTCTCTCTCGAGGCTACCTGCATACCGAAGATCTTGGAatgcattatttttttcctttgctcagttatcctccttgaaatttttaaacaaaaatgccccaaaaATATTCCAGAGCAAaatgctaggggcccaaacctacaccactacTCAAAAGCAATCTTTTTCcaagtttgcaaaaaaaatcaagaccatagctgCATAGCATGTCCGGCATCAAAAATACGGAATTTCTGCGGAACTCACACTAGGGGCACCAAATCGACaatgaccttcgtcttcctaacctcatccacataccaaatatcattataatccacgccaaatagcaattactcaagcaacgggatatgattttggaaacagtcagttTCAGGAAGCAtctgttatctttcgtcagtgactctgAAAAGATGTTACCTTAGCACCTTAAGAAGTGTCGGCACCAGCTAGCTGCTAATAAACCTAATCTACACTGACACGGGGAGGGTGGGTTGTCATCATCCTCTATAATCAGGATCAACGGTCCAGGGATTATTGCTATCCTGTGTGCTACTCTTGGGGCCAGTGGTCCATGGTTCATGTGTGCTGCCGATGTTCCATGTGCTGCTGTCAGGGTCAGTGGTCAATGGGTCATTTGTGCTGCTGTCAGGGCTAGTGGTCCATGGATCATGTGTGCTGCTGTCAGGGCTAGTGGTCCATGGATCATGTGTGCTGCTGTCAGGGCCAGTGGTCCATGGATCATGTGTGCTGCTGTCAGGGCTAGTGGTCCATGGATCATGTGTGCTGCTGTCAGGGCTAGTGGTCCATGGATCATGTGTGCTGCTGTCAGGGCCAGTGGTCCATGGATCATGTGTGCTGCTGTCAGGGCTAGTGGTCCATGGATCATGTGTGCTGCTGTCAGGGCTAGTGGTCCATGGATCATGTGTGCTGCTGTCAGGGCTAGTGGTCCATGGATCATGTGTGCTGCTGTCAGGGCTAGTGGTCCATGGATCATGTGTGCTGCTGTCAGGGCTAGTGGTCCATGGATCATGTGTGCTGCTGTCAGGGCCAGTGGTCCATGGATCATGTGTGCTGCTGTCAGGGCTAGTGGTCCATGGATCATGTGTGCTGCTGTCAGGGCTAGTGGTCCATGGATCATGTGTGCTGCTGTCAGGGCTAGTGGTCCATGGATCATGTGTGCTGCTGTCA is a genomic window containing:
- the LOC118421788 gene encoding olfactory receptor 6N2-like — its product is MAEDDQLSAWNSARSLGSASLGLQTAYLIFSLVVAVGCGLLVVYLVYKKDYLQKPSNYLRCSLSAYDIIFMCCMIPMDIYVLYQADDSNGQTVCWVREQLFRWFTTSMSGTYVLMAMELYYFICQPLHYHQKVTTKRVAAGTVVVLALSLMLRVVYITIEKVENPNTTSQCGLQSADITGPTAVIQHIMTGLVVLAFLIIFISYFLIFKEARKQQERDEHRDLWLYQTKAFKRLAPHAISLAVWVGTIVLLVVMTRQALGKEASFPLRITTRIAVLLYTTLSSMVNPIVYSFRMPDFRRALRETFGWPSNAPVAQAPPPHGQQGQDLEMAVFSVPGHGQGGSTIQVAEAPPSSRLTQVGEDTSNTTCPTNKAGGNTNGADPAPKMMQTEGTLSKPSLQLSGIQPE